A portion of the Camelus ferus isolate YT-003-E chromosome 16, BCGSAC_Cfer_1.0, whole genome shotgun sequence genome contains these proteins:
- the MRPL27 gene encoding 39S ribosomal protein L27, mitochondrial, protein MALAALTLRTRTAVTALLNPPQAAALAVRYASKKTGGSSKNLGGKSPGKRFGVKKMEGHYVHAGNILATQRHFRWHPGAHVGLGKKKCLYALEEGVVRYTKEVYVPSPSNSEAVDLVTRLPKGAVLYKTFVHVVPAKPEGTFKLVAML, encoded by the exons TTACAGCCCTGCTGAACCCCCCTCAGGCTGCAGCTCTTGCTGTCAGATATGCATCCAAGAAGACAGGTGGCAGCTCCAAGAACCTGGGTGGAAAGTCACCAGGCAAACGCTTTGGCGTCAAGAAAATGGAGG GTCACTACGTTCATGCTGGCAACATCCTTGCAACACAGCGCCACTTCCGCTGGCACCCAGGTGCTCAT gtggggctgggaaagAAGAAGTGCCTGTatgccctggaggagggggtagTCCGCTACACTAAGGAGGTCTACGTGCCCAGTCCCAGCAACTCGGAGGCTGTAGATCTGGTCACCAGGCTGCCCAAGGGCGCTGTGCTCTATAAGACTTTTGTCCACGTGGTTCCTGCCAAGCCTGAGGGCACCTTCAAACTGGTGGCTATGCTTTGA